The Streptomyces sp. SS1-1 genome has a segment encoding these proteins:
- the rsmI gene encoding 16S rRNA (cytidine(1402)-2'-O)-methyltransferase, protein MTGTLVLAGTPIGDVQDAPPRLAQELAGADVVAAEDTRRLKRLTQALGVQPSGRIVSYFEGNESARTPELVEALLEGSRVLLVTDAGMPSVSDPGYRLVAAAVEKDIKVTAVPGPSAVLTALALSGLPVDRFCFEGFLPRKAGERRSRLAEVERERRTLVYFEAPHRLDDTLAAMAEVFGPERRAAVCRELTKTYEEVRRGGLGELAEWAAEGVRGEITVVVEGAPDKGAEEVDAAELVRRVRIREEAGERRKEAIAAVAAEAGLPKREVFDAVVAAKKAEA, encoded by the coding sequence GTGACAGGAACCCTTGTACTGGCAGGCACCCCCATCGGCGACGTCCAGGACGCGCCGCCCCGGCTCGCACAGGAGCTGGCCGGCGCGGACGTGGTCGCCGCCGAGGACACCCGGCGCCTGAAGCGCCTCACCCAGGCGCTCGGGGTGCAGCCGTCGGGGCGGATCGTGTCGTACTTCGAGGGCAACGAGTCCGCGCGCACCCCCGAGCTGGTCGAGGCGCTGCTGGAGGGCTCGCGGGTGCTGCTGGTGACCGACGCGGGCATGCCGTCCGTGTCGGACCCGGGGTACCGGCTGGTCGCGGCGGCGGTGGAGAAGGACATCAAGGTCACCGCGGTGCCCGGCCCGTCCGCCGTGCTGACCGCGCTCGCCCTGTCCGGGCTGCCCGTGGACCGGTTCTGCTTCGAGGGGTTCCTGCCGCGCAAGGCGGGCGAGCGGCGCTCGCGGCTGGCCGAGGTCGAGCGGGAGCGCCGCACCCTCGTCTACTTCGAGGCCCCGCACCGGCTCGACGACACCCTCGCCGCGATGGCCGAGGTGTTCGGCCCCGAGCGGCGGGCCGCGGTGTGCCGGGAGCTGACGAAGACGTACGAGGAGGTCAGGCGGGGCGGGCTCGGGGAGCTCGCGGAGTGGGCCGCCGAGGGCGTGCGCGGGGAGATCACCGTCGTCGTGGAGGGGGCCCCGGACAAGGGCGCCGAGGAGGTCGACGCGGCCGAGCTGGTGCGCCGGGTCCGTATCCGCGAGGAGGCCGGTGAGCGGCGCAAGGAGGCGATCGCGGCGGTGGCCGCCGAGGCCGGGCTGCCCAAGCGGGAGGTCTTCGACGCCGTCGTGGCGGCCAAGAAGGCGGAGGCGTGA